The following are encoded in a window of Oncorhynchus keta strain PuntledgeMale-10-30-2019 unplaced genomic scaffold, Oket_V2 Un_scaffold_9913_pilon_pilon, whole genome shotgun sequence genomic DNA:
- the LOC127929733 gene encoding keratin-associated protein 4-8-like: protein MCVQSVCVSSVSVSSVCVCPACVCVSSVCVCVSVQRVCVSSVCLCVCPVCVCVCVQCVCVCPVCVCVQCVCVCVCVCPVCVCVCPVCVYQCVCISVCVSSVCVSVCVYQCLCVQCVCPVCVYQCVFISVCVSSVCVSVCVCVSSVCVSSVCVSVCVCPVCVYQCVCVQCVCVQCVCISVCVSSVCVSSVCVSSVCVSSVCVSVCVCPVCVCPVCVYQCVCVQCVCVHVCVSSVCVSVCVCPVCVYQCVCISVCVSVCVCPVCVCPVCVCPVCVCPVCVCPVCVCPVCVCPCFYTVVLHLHCLLFGVLGWVSVQHFEISADVRRAI, encoded by the exons atgtgtgtccagtctgtgtgtgtgtccagtgtgtctgtgtccagtgtgtgtgtgtgtccagcgtgtgtgtgtgtgtccagtgtgtgtgtgtgtgtgtccgtccagcgtgtgtgtgtgtccagtgtgtgtttgtgtgtgtgtccagtgtgtgtttgtgtctgtgtccagtgtgtgtgtgtgtgtccagtatgtgtatgtgtccagtgtgtgtgtgtgtgtgtgtgtgtgtgtccagtgtgtgtgtgtgtgtgtccagtttgtgtgtatcagtgtgtgtgtatcagtgtgtgtgtgtccagtgtgtgtgtatcagtgtgtgtgtatcagtgtttgtgtgtccagtgtgtgtgtccagtgtgtgtgtatcagtgtgtgtttatcagtgtgtgtgtgtccagtgtgtgtgtatcagtctgtgtgtgtgtgtccagtgtgtgtgtgtccagtgtgtgtgtatcagtgtgtgtgtgtccagtgtgtgtgtatcagtgtgtgtgtgtccagtgtgtgtgtgtccagtgtgtgtgtatcagtgtgtgtgtgtccagtgtgtgtgtgtccagtgtgtgtgtgtccagtgtgtgtgtgtccagtgtgtgtgtatcagtgtgtgtgtgtccagtgtgtgtgtgtccagtgtgtgtgtatcagtgtgtgtgtgtccagtgtgtgtgtgtcca tgtgtgtgtgtccagtgtgtgtgtatcagtgtgtgtgtgtccagtgtgtgtgtatcagtgtgtgtgtatcagtgtgtgtgtgtcagtgtgtgtgtgtccagtgtgtgtgtgtccagtgtgtgtgtgtccagtgtgtgtgtgtccagtgtgtgtgtgtccagtgtgtgtgtgtccagtgtgtgtgtgtccgtgcttctacaccgtggttttacacctgcattgtttgctgtttggggttttaggctgggtttctgtacagcactttgagatatcagctgatgtacgaagggctatataa